A window of Corticium candelabrum chromosome 3, ooCorCand1.1, whole genome shotgun sequence contains these coding sequences:
- the LOC134177162 gene encoding protein eyes shut-like: MYVSSEWGDKKEGRVFVANRLDGTHLMMITTNVESVQGLTVYQKQQQQHAQNYCDTAGCSHYCVTSFVSDYTCLCPPDSELLNDKKTCSVGISRCTDSYCNNNGQCIEEGNTRRCLCDSSHTGSQCTEIVREMLPCPARRCQNRGQCYIAADGQYCVCESDFTGPQCGIDIVITQPPVVTTQPPVVTTQPPVVTTQPPVVTTQPPVVTTQPPVVTTQPPVVTTQPPVETKGSSSNSVAVAVGGAVGGLVVIAIIIVVVILLVRNLKEKGSVNFDNPVYYGDGNSTNSHPKKGVEETNHKVDDNVGSTSV, from the exons ATGTACGTGTCATCTGAATGGGGAGACAAAAAAGAAGGAAGAGTGTTCGTCGCTAACCGTCTAGACGGGACACATTTGATGATGATTACTACCAACGTGGAGTCTGTGCAAG GTCTCACAGTGTAtcaaaaacaacagcaacaacatgcacaGAATTACTGCGATACGGCGGGATGCAGCCACTACTGCGTTACAAGCTTCGTGTCAGACTACACATGTCTCTGTCCTCCTGACTCTGAATTGTTGAACGACAAAAAAACGTGTTCAGTTG GCATTTCGAGATGTACCGACAGCTACTGTAATAACAACGGCCAATGCATCGAGGAAGGCAACACGAGGAGATGCTT ATGTGACAGCAGCCATACTGGGTCTCAGTGTACTGAAATTGTACGCGAGATGTTGCCTTGTCCTGCCAGACGATGCCAGAATCGTGGGCAATGCTACATAGCAGCAGATGGTCAATACTGCGT gTGTGAGAGTGACTTTACTGGTCCACAATGTGGAATTGATATTGTGATAACACAGCCGCCTGTTGTGACAACACAGCCGCCTGTTGTGACAACACAGCCGCCTGTTGTGACAACACAGCCGCCTGTTGTGACAACACAGCCGCCTGTTGTGACAACACAGCCGCCTGTTGTGACAACACAGCCGCCTGTTGTGACAACACAGCCGCCTGTTGAGACTAAAGGGAGTAGCAGCAATTCAGTAGCTGTTGCTGTGGGAGGTGCCGTTGGTGGTCTTGTTGTCATAGCGATTATTATTGTTGTCGTCATTCTTCTAGTACGAAATTTGAa AGAAAAGGGTTCTGTCAACTTTGATAACCCTGTGTATTATGGTGATGGCAACTCGACAAATTCGCATCCAAAGAAGGGAGTTGAAGAG ACTAATCACAAAGTCGATGATAATGTTGGTTCTACTTCCGTTTGA
- the LOC134177790 gene encoding uncharacterized protein K02A2.6-like has product MGITKTLDRAKAAVWWPGMSSQLKETVENCTVCSKERSNRTVPLIPTPLPSRPWQCVGTDLFEWKGQSYLLVVDYLLRYPEIARLSDATSKVVIEHMKSFFSRHGIPEEVRSDNGPQYSSAAFAKFASEYKFSHITSSPLHPQSNGEAERMVRTVKSLLKKATDPYLALLAYRATPLANGFSPSELLMGRQIRSVVPKLPHVLHPRVLPWKEIQTKEAIGKEDQKRRFDKRHATKVLKPLSEGTTVWVRDRREPGKVLQDESTPRSYRLQTQSTTVRRNRRHLVNIPPSQQEEIPEKTPQPHFESAHHQTDTSTFTTQES; this is encoded by the coding sequence ATGGGTATCACAAAGACTCTGGATCGCGCAAAAGCAGCAGTGTGGTGGCCAGGAATGAGTTCTCAATTGAAAGAGACAGTGGAGAACTGCACTGTTTGCAGCAAAGAGCGCAGCAATAGAACTGTACCTCTCATTCCTACACCTTTGCCAAGTCGTCCCTGGCAATGTGTCGGAACTGATCTTTTCGAATGGAAGGGACAATCGTATCTTCTCGTTGTAGACTATTTGTTAAGGTATCCAGAAATAGCGAGACTATCAGATGCGACATCAAAAGTTGTGATTGAACACATGAAATCGTTTTTTTCCCGACATGGAATTCCCGAAGAAGTTCGATCAGACAATGGGCCTCAGTATTCTTCTGCCGCATTTGCAAAATTCGCAAGCGAATACAAATTTTCGCATATTACTAGCAGTCCGCTACACCCTCAGAGTAATGGCGAGGCTGAGCGGATGGTCAGAACTGTGAAGAGTCTTCTCAAGAAAGCAACAGATCCATATTTAGCATTATTGGCATATCGAGCTACACCACTAGCGAACGGATTTTCACCATCAGAATTACTTATGGGAAGACAGATTCGATCTGTTGTGCCGAAATTACCTCACGTTTTACACCCAAGAGTACTTCCTTGGAAGGAGATTCAAACGAAAGAAGCAATTGGTAAAGAAGACCAAAAAAGAAGATTCGACAAGCGACATGCAACTAAAGTGCTGAAACCTTTATCTGAGGGCACTACTGTTTGGGTGAGAGACCGGCGAGAACCGGGGAAAGTCTTACAAGATGAGTCAACACCAAGGTCATATCGGTTGCAAACTCAGTCAACAACTGTTCGAAGAAACAGGCGACATCTAGTGAACATTCCACCATCACAACAGGAGGAGATTCCAGAGAAGACACCCCAACCTCACTTCGAATCAGCACATCATCAAACGGATACATCTACATTTACTACTCAAGAAAGCTGA
- the LOC134177791 gene encoding DNA repair protein XRCC1-like: protein MPDAKISHILSFSSEDSTHVAENLLKQENARKWNCANAGEKTASVILQLEKATKIEGIDIGNDGSAFVEVLVGRSGSQNSDGDYEVLLVTSSFMSPSESKSGANKSRVKMFGKQMLSKVTVDQKWDRVKIICTQPYNKNVKYGLVFVRLHGPPDESDTTNTTNKQQVTFGAFKLRDDVDMASLRVGSLFESQKASSPLKLSVAASARAASTLSNSASCVREAVPTKTMESVERPVKILDEASVNKASVHKASNEPPAKKAKSSSLRTTNPSSVPFNEIMKGVRFAFSGFKNPYRGELRDKALALGAKYEPDWGSRCTHLVCSSTVTRLNIITQRQGKSKSQVCFSKYTKFNQVKAERGTGVIVKQEWIVDCYKRKIKLPSSRYTFDRPASDSSSESDSDNMGMSAIAKQRLPKASPVKQHTNVKTDCASSEQRATLTTDQQIQDSRKEDDGSSNEMSDQKVSVASKVTKEVELKPEQKTNPQTKKKAQGARIQYDTDCKDTDDEIRKVQNGASKESEASKQQHQTKQKAADVEDASDKEGRDVEPLPDLFTNQHFLLYGDFEEAVRRRIVKYIIAYNGCVENYMNSLVSFVITASNWNDEFDSALSDNASLSFVKPQWIFECHKQQKLLPHQKYAVVPT from the exons ACGCACGTTGCTGAGAATCTGCTAAAGCAAGAGAACGCTCGTAAATGGAACTGCGCGAATGCAGGAGAAAAGACGGCGTCGGTGATTTTGCAG CTTGAAAAGGCGACGAAGATAGAAGGCATTGATATAG GCAACGATGGCTCAGCATTTGTAGAGGTACTTGTCGGTCGTTCTGGTTCACAAAATTCTGATGGTGACTATGAG GTACTGCtagtgacgtcatcatttaTGAGTCCTTCAGAGAGCAAGTCTGGTGCGAACAAGAGCAGAGTTAAGATGTTTG GAAAGCAAATGCTGTCAAAGGTAACTGTTGATCAGAAGTGGGATCGAGTGAAGATCATTTGCACGCAACCATACAACAAG AATGTGAAGTATGGATTGGTGTTCGTACGCCTGCATGGGCCACCGGACGAAtcagacacaacaaacacaacaaat aaACAGCAAGTCACATTTGGTGCGTTCAAACTGCGTGATGATGTTGATATGGCTAGTCTACGTGTTGGCTCGCTGTTTGAAAGCCAGAAGGCTTCATCGCCCTTAAAACTCTCTGTAGCTGCTTCTGCAAGAGCCGCATCGACGTTGAGTAATTCTGCATCTTGTGTAAGAGAAGCTGTGCCGACAAAGACAATGGAAAGTGTGGAAAGG CCAGTGAAAATTTTGGATGAGGCAAGTGTGAATAAGGCGAGTGTACACAAGGCAAGCAATGAGCCACCGGCAAAGAAGGCAAAGTCATCAt CACTAAGGACCACCAACCCATCCTCAGTGCCGTTCAATGAGATAATG AAAGGAGTTCGCTTTGCTTTTAGTGGGTTCAAGAATCCGTATCGTGGTGAGCTTAGAGACAAGGCTCTTGCCTTGGGAGCAAAATATGAACCTGACTGGGGTTCGAGATGCACTCATTTGGT TTGCTcgtccacagtcacacgtctgAATATTATCACACAAAGGCAAGGGAAGTCCAAGTCTCAG GTGTGCTTTTCCAAATACACCAAATTCAATCAAGTAAAAG CTGAACGTGGCACTGGAGTTATTGTGAAACAAGAATGGATTGTTGATTGCTACAAACGGAAAATCAAGTTGCCTTCTAGTCG TTACACGTTTGACAGACCAGCCTCAGACTCATCATCTGAATCTGACTCGGATAACATGGGAATGTCAGCAATAGCAAAGCAACGACTTCCTAAAGCATCGCCAGTgaaacaacatacaaatgtGAAAACAGATTGTGCAAGCAGTGAACAGAGAGCTACGTTGACAACTGATCAACAAATTCAGGACAGTAGGAAGGAAGATGACGGATCCAGTAATGAGATGTCAGACCAGAAAGTGTCGGTAGCATCTAAAGTGACAAAGGAAGTCGAACTGAAGCCGGAACAAAAGACAAACCCTCAGACAAAGAaaa AAGCACAAGGAGCTCGAATTCAATATGACACAGACTGCAAAGACACGGATGATGAAATTAGAAA AGTTCAGAATGGTGCAAGCAAAGAATCAGAGGCATCAAAGCAACAGCACCAAACGAAacaaa AAGCAGCTGATGTAGAGGATGCATCAGATAAGGAAGGAAGAGATGTTGAGCCATTGCCAGACCTCTTCACCAACCAGCATTTCTTACTGTATGGAGACTTTGAGGAGGCAGTTCGTCGACGAATTGTCAAGTATATAATTGCGTACAACGG TTGTGTTGAAAACTATATGAACAGCTTGGTTTCTTTCGTCATCACTGCATCAAACTGGAACGATGAGTTCGACTCG GCTCTATCTGATAATGCATCCTTATCGTTCGTGAAGCCACAGTGGATATTTGAGtgtcacaaacaacagaaactctTGCCACACCAGAAGTATGCAGTCGTGCCAACATAA